The Verrucomicrobium spinosum DSM 4136 = JCM 18804 genome includes a region encoding these proteins:
- a CDS encoding helix-turn-helix domain-containing protein, with protein MGGTTLYRTLRLHRFEPEMLADVVSQGKLEHFLMGSEPCDVLHEHWEDGVVLLDHAKYSFKAWVRGEFSDDRLCIGFIRDHLSPCWINGTEVRIDQIVVFAEHSELAYRAERDTHWVATQVSREYLQAMTLEMLGRELELPTQGMKKYEPLPETMAQLRRVFDDFTMLLRRDEVAVECYKEMLIFAMVGALASAPNRSSNAELARLQVALQTVKRAETFILSNLALPYSSRDFASVLSMTERNVELQFKKMFGMSPRRWRECFGLNMAYRRLTRARWKAGLVSDVAMECGFSHPGRFSASYGKLFHELPHETGRGTESPGTGDSVAEKERAPDPGAPEV; from the coding sequence ATGGGCGGAACAACACTTTATCGCACCCTCCGGCTGCATCGGTTTGAGCCCGAAATGCTCGCGGACGTGGTGTCGCAGGGCAAGCTGGAGCATTTTCTCATGGGCAGTGAACCTTGCGATGTGCTGCATGAGCACTGGGAGGATGGGGTCGTGCTGCTGGACCACGCGAAGTACAGTTTCAAAGCATGGGTGCGGGGTGAGTTCAGCGATGACCGCCTCTGCATTGGGTTTATTCGGGATCATCTGAGTCCCTGCTGGATCAATGGGACGGAAGTGCGAATTGACCAGATCGTCGTCTTTGCAGAGCACTCGGAGCTTGCCTATCGGGCAGAGCGGGACACCCACTGGGTGGCGACACAGGTATCCCGGGAATACCTGCAAGCCATGACGCTGGAGATGCTGGGGAGGGAGTTGGAACTGCCGACCCAAGGAATGAAAAAGTACGAGCCCCTGCCGGAGACCATGGCGCAACTGCGCAGAGTGTTCGATGATTTTACGATGCTCTTGCGCCGGGATGAGGTCGCGGTGGAGTGTTACAAAGAAATGCTGATTTTCGCGATGGTGGGTGCGCTCGCCAGCGCCCCGAATCGGTCCTCCAATGCCGAACTCGCGAGGCTGCAAGTCGCCCTGCAAACGGTAAAGCGGGCTGAGACATTCATCCTCTCCAATCTGGCGCTGCCCTACTCAAGCCGAGACTTTGCCAGTGTGCTGAGCATGACGGAGCGCAATGTCGAGCTACAGTTCAAGAAGATGTTCGGCATGTCACCGCGCCGCTGGAGGGAGTGCTTTGGCCTGAACATGGCCTACCGTCGGCTGACGCGCGCGAGGTGGAAGGCCGGATTGGTGTCGGACGTGGCGATGGAGTGCGGATTTTCTCATCCCGGTAGATTCTCCGCCAGCTATGGAAAACTGTTTCACGAGCTTCCTCATGAAACCGGGCGGGGAACTGAGTCGCCAGGCACTGGTGACTCCGTTGCAGAAAAGGAAAGGGCACCGGATCCCGGTGCCCCAGAGGTTTGA
- a CDS encoding beta-ketoacyl-ACP synthase III yields MSDNCQCSIIGTGSYMPARVLTNHDLEKLVETSDEWITTRTGIKERRIAAPDETTSDMASEAARRALHTAGVKPEEVDLIIVATVTPDMFFPSTACFVQKKIGATNAVGFDISAACSGFLYALQTARHFLNGGPRKTALVIGAEKLSSLINWTDRNTCVLFGDGAGAAVIRWDDQANAPGRVISSFMGTDGNLADLLKVPGGGTALPITAENVHLRPNTIHMEGRETFKHAVTRMCQASEKALKEAGLTAQDVKLVIPHQANARIISAIAERLGVPEERTFINLDKYGNTSAATIPVCLDEANRSGRIQRGDILLLVAFGGGFTWASTVIRW; encoded by the coding sequence ATGTCTGACAATTGCCAATGCAGCATCATCGGTACCGGCAGCTACATGCCGGCCCGCGTGCTGACCAACCACGACCTGGAGAAGCTCGTAGAGACCTCCGACGAGTGGATCACCACCCGCACCGGTATCAAGGAACGTCGCATCGCCGCGCCAGATGAAACCACCAGCGACATGGCCTCAGAAGCCGCCCGTCGTGCCCTTCACACCGCGGGCGTCAAGCCCGAGGAGGTGGACCTCATCATCGTCGCCACGGTGACTCCCGACATGTTCTTCCCATCCACCGCCTGCTTCGTACAGAAGAAGATCGGTGCCACCAATGCGGTGGGCTTCGACATCAGTGCCGCCTGTTCCGGCTTCCTCTATGCCCTGCAGACAGCGCGCCACTTCCTCAACGGCGGGCCTCGTAAAACGGCCCTCGTCATCGGAGCAGAAAAGCTCAGCAGCCTCATCAACTGGACAGATCGCAACACATGCGTTCTGTTTGGCGATGGAGCGGGTGCAGCCGTCATCCGCTGGGACGATCAAGCCAACGCACCTGGCAGGGTGATCTCAAGCTTCATGGGAACCGATGGCAATCTGGCCGACCTTCTTAAGGTCCCAGGCGGTGGCACGGCACTTCCCATCACCGCTGAAAACGTCCATCTTCGCCCCAACACCATTCACATGGAAGGTCGTGAGACCTTCAAGCACGCCGTCACCCGGATGTGCCAGGCCAGCGAGAAGGCGCTCAAGGAAGCTGGACTCACCGCGCAGGACGTGAAGTTGGTGATCCCCCACCAGGCCAACGCACGCATCATCTCCGCCATTGCGGAGCGTCTGGGCGTACCTGAAGAACGCACCTTCATCAACCTGGACAAGTACGGCAACACCAGTGCCGCCACCATCCCCGTATGTCTCGACGAAGCGAATCGCTCCGGGCGGATCCAGCGCGGAGATATCCTCCTGCTAGTCGCCTTCGGCGGTGGCTTCACCTGGGCCAGCACTGTGATCCGGTGGTGA